The following are encoded in a window of Peromyscus maniculatus bairdii isolate BWxNUB_F1_BW_parent chromosome X, HU_Pman_BW_mat_3.1, whole genome shotgun sequence genomic DNA:
- the LOC143270788 gene encoding periphilin-1-like isoform X1 → MWSEGWCDYKRLPGKQAPSWNHPSDGNHRLINVVPKRPPLGDKRSSLLAKPKEGGYSRYYCHVDYQEWGKGRCFTQDPRRAPPYKRGHYGYQWSRDEYSTSQQPQYRAMRNGFRRKRFYSSHYSRQRSPHKRGAPFLRESCVGGKDSLHSRFGSSLSSRSRMRSFHQSRQRCKERAIQFLKTSRDTVPSSSSSKVLKSPSRLTEKEQADAASKRANENPKQSEENNLAEISEFETGSKEPLRINQTEEPESNTTAGPELCEDSQLSIRSKAIASKITEIEKVYRQVCETFGMVVERLVEKDRSLEKSIQFAMKQSMHEIGEQHVEELKHFIMEYDNSTPDFGDSF, encoded by the coding sequence atgtggtctgagggatggtgtgactacaagcgacttccaggaaaacaagcgccTTCTTGGAACCATCCCAGTGATGGCAACCATAGATTAATTAATGTTGTGCCAAAGAGACCgcctctgggagacaagagatctTCTCTGCTAGCCAAACCCAAGGAAGGAGGCTACAGTAGATACTACTGTCATGTTGATTACCAAGAATGGGGCAAGGGCCGCTGTTTTACTCAGGATCCAAGAAGAGCCCCACCCTACAAAAGAGGCCATTATGGCTACCAATGGTCAAGAGATGAGTATTCCACAAGCCAACAGCCTCAATACAGGGCCATGAGAAACGGCTTTAGAAGAAAACGTTTCTATTCTTCCCATTATTCAAGACAACGCTCTCCCCATAAACGGGGCGCtccttttttgagagaatcatgtgtgggcgggaaggactccctacacagcagatttggatccagtctcagcagtagaagcaggatgcGCTCCTTCCATCAGTCTCGACAAAGATGTAAAGAGAGAGCCatccagtttttgaaaacatcaagagatactgtgccctcaagttcttcctccaaggtgttaaaaagccccagccggctgactgagaaggaacaggctgatgctgcaagcaagagggctaatgaaaatcccaagcagtcagaagaaaataacttggcTGAAATTTCCGAGTTTGAGACGGGATCCAAGGAACCATTACGTATCAACCAGACAGAAGAACCTGAATCAAACACAACAGCTGGCCCAGAATTGTGTGAAGACAGCCAGCTTAGCATTCGCTCAAAAGCTATTGCATCAAAAATCACTGAGATTGAGAAAGTTTACCGACAAGTCTGTGAAACTTTTGGGATGGTGGTGGAAAGGCTGGTTGAAAAGGATCGTTCCTTAGAAAAATCTATACAGTTTGCAATGAAGCAGAGTATGCATGAAATAGGTGAGCAACATGTTGAAgaactcaagcatttcattatggagtATGATAATTCTACTCCAGATTTTGGAGACTCTTTTTAG
- the LOC143270788 gene encoding periphilin-1-like isoform X4, whose protein sequence is MWSEGWCDYKRLPGKQAPSWNHPSDGHYGYQWSRDEYSTSQQPQYRAMRNGFRRKRFYSSHYSRQRSPHKRGAPFLRESCVGGKDSLHSRFGSSLSSRSRMRSFHQSRQRCKERAIQFLKTSRDTVPSSSSSKTGSKEPLRINQTEEPESNTTAGPELCEDSQLSIRSKAIASKITEIEKVYRQVCETFGMVVERLVEKDRSLEKSIQFAMKQSMHEIGEQHVEELKHFIMEYDNSTPDFGDSF, encoded by the exons atgtggtctgagggatggtgtgactacaagcgacttccaggaaaacaagcgccTTCTTGGAACCATCCCAGTGATG GCCATTATGGCTACCAATGGTCAAGAGATGAGTATTCCACAAGCCAACAGCCTCAATACAGGGCCATGAGAAACGGCTTTAGAAGAAAACGTTTCTATTCTTCCCATTATTCAAGACAACGCTCTCCCCATAAACGGGGCGCtccttttttgagagaatcatgtgtgggcgggaaggactccctacacagcagatttggatccagtctcagcagtagaagcaggatgcGCTCCTTCCATCAGTCTCGACAAAGATGTAAAGAGAGAGCCatccagtttttgaaaacatcaagagatactgtgccctcaagttcttcctccaag ACGGGATCCAAGGAACCATTACGTATCAACCAGACAGAAGAACCTGAATCAAACACAACAGCTGGCCCAGAATTGTGTGAAGACAGCCAGCTTAGCATTCGCTCAAAAGCTATTGCATCAAAAATCACTGAGATTGAGAAAGTTTACCGACAAGTCTGTGAAACTTTTGGGATGGTGGTGGAAAGGCTGGTTGAAAAGGATCGTTCCTTAGAAAAATCTATACAGTTTGCAATGAAGCAGAGTATGCATGAAATAGGTGAGCAACATGTTGAAgaactcaagcatttcattatggagtATGATAATTCTACTCCAGATTTTGGAGACTCTTTTTAG
- the LOC143270788 gene encoding periphilin-1-like isoform X3, with the protein MWSEGWCDYKRLPGKQAPSWNHPSDGHYGYQWSRDEYSTSQQPQYRAMRNGFRRKRFYSSHYSRQRSPHKRGAPFLRESCVGGKDSLHSRFGSSLSSRSRMRSFHQSRQRCKERAIQFLKTSRDTVPSSSSSKVLKSPSRLTEKEQADAASKRANENPKQSEENNLAEISEFETGSKEPLRINQTEEPESNTTAGPELCEDSQLSIRSKAIASKITEIEKVYRQVCETFGMVVERLVEKDRSLEKSIQFAMKQSMHEIGEQHVEELKHFIMEYDNSTPDFGDSF; encoded by the exons atgtggtctgagggatggtgtgactacaagcgacttccaggaaaacaagcgccTTCTTGGAACCATCCCAGTGATG GCCATTATGGCTACCAATGGTCAAGAGATGAGTATTCCACAAGCCAACAGCCTCAATACAGGGCCATGAGAAACGGCTTTAGAAGAAAACGTTTCTATTCTTCCCATTATTCAAGACAACGCTCTCCCCATAAACGGGGCGCtccttttttgagagaatcatgtgtgggcgggaaggactccctacacagcagatttggatccagtctcagcagtagaagcaggatgcGCTCCTTCCATCAGTCTCGACAAAGATGTAAAGAGAGAGCCatccagtttttgaaaacatcaagagatactgtgccctcaagttcttcctccaaggtgttaaaaagccccagccggctgactgagaaggaacaggctgatgctgcaagcaagagggctaatgaaaatcccaagcagtcagaagaaaataacttggcTGAAATTTCCGAGTTTGAGACGGGATCCAAGGAACCATTACGTATCAACCAGACAGAAGAACCTGAATCAAACACAACAGCTGGCCCAGAATTGTGTGAAGACAGCCAGCTTAGCATTCGCTCAAAAGCTATTGCATCAAAAATCACTGAGATTGAGAAAGTTTACCGACAAGTCTGTGAAACTTTTGGGATGGTGGTGGAAAGGCTGGTTGAAAAGGATCGTTCCTTAGAAAAATCTATACAGTTTGCAATGAAGCAGAGTATGCATGAAATAGGTGAGCAACATGTTGAAgaactcaagcatttcattatggagtATGATAATTCTACTCCAGATTTTGGAGACTCTTTTTAG
- the LOC143270788 gene encoding periphilin-1-like isoform X2, which produces MWSEGWCDYKRLPGKQAPSWNHPSDGNHRLINVVPKRPPLGDKRSSLLAKPKEGGYSRYYCHVDYQEWGKGRCFTQDPRRAPPYKRGHYGYQWSRDEYSTSQQPQYRAMRNGFRRKRFYSSHYSRQRSPHKRGAPFLRESCVGGKDSLHSRFGSSLSSRSRMRSFHQSRQRCKERAIQFLKTSRDTVPSSSSSKTGSKEPLRINQTEEPESNTTAGPELCEDSQLSIRSKAIASKITEIEKVYRQVCETFGMVVERLVEKDRSLEKSIQFAMKQSMHEIGEQHVEELKHFIMEYDNSTPDFGDSF; this is translated from the exons atgtggtctgagggatggtgtgactacaagcgacttccaggaaaacaagcgccTTCTTGGAACCATCCCAGTGATGGCAACCATAGATTAATTAATGTTGTGCCAAAGAGACCgcctctgggagacaagagatctTCTCTGCTAGCCAAACCCAAGGAAGGAGGCTACAGTAGATACTACTGTCATGTTGATTACCAAGAATGGGGCAAGGGCCGCTGTTTTACTCAGGATCCAAGAAGAGCCCCACCCTACAAAAGAGGCCATTATGGCTACCAATGGTCAAGAGATGAGTATTCCACAAGCCAACAGCCTCAATACAGGGCCATGAGAAACGGCTTTAGAAGAAAACGTTTCTATTCTTCCCATTATTCAAGACAACGCTCTCCCCATAAACGGGGCGCtccttttttgagagaatcatgtgtgggcgggaaggactccctacacagcagatttggatccagtctcagcagtagaagcaggatgcGCTCCTTCCATCAGTCTCGACAAAGATGTAAAGAGAGAGCCatccagtttttgaaaacatcaagagatactgtgccctcaagttcttcctccaag ACGGGATCCAAGGAACCATTACGTATCAACCAGACAGAAGAACCTGAATCAAACACAACAGCTGGCCCAGAATTGTGTGAAGACAGCCAGCTTAGCATTCGCTCAAAAGCTATTGCATCAAAAATCACTGAGATTGAGAAAGTTTACCGACAAGTCTGTGAAACTTTTGGGATGGTGGTGGAAAGGCTGGTTGAAAAGGATCGTTCCTTAGAAAAATCTATACAGTTTGCAATGAAGCAGAGTATGCATGAAATAGGTGAGCAACATGTTGAAgaactcaagcatttcattatggagtATGATAATTCTACTCCAGATTTTGGAGACTCTTTTTAG